A genomic stretch from Methylophilus medardicus includes:
- a CDS encoding sugar phosphate nucleotidyltransferase has translation MKAMILAAGKGTRVRPLTYELPKPMIPVLGKPVMAYLIEHLALHGVADVMINVSYLHQKIQDYFEDGHRFGVNIGYSFEGDIVDGNIVPHAVGSAGGMRKIQDFSGFFDETTIVLCGDAIIDLDITRAVKEHKEKGALASLVTMQVPMDKVSGYGIVVTNSEGRIISFQEKPTQLEARSNWASTGIYIFEPEVLDLIPSGSEFDIGSDLFPLLVQRGLPFYAIQHPFNWIDIGVVSDYWLVMQQMMQGFFPSMPIPGKQVRPGVWVGLNVHIDWEHTQIEGPVYIGSGSHIDKNTRIVGPTWINNGCHLQRDTTVIRSILFDYTRIAQGYAIEDRIVCGEYCVDRNGRMMHMDDDNCDIIWTDAREKVVYPQNYAYARL, from the coding sequence ATGAAAGCCATGATTTTGGCCGCGGGTAAGGGTACGCGTGTGCGGCCGCTGACTTATGAATTGCCAAAGCCGATGATTCCGGTGCTGGGGAAGCCGGTGATGGCTTATTTGATTGAGCATCTGGCGTTGCATGGGGTGGCTGATGTGATGATCAATGTGAGTTATCTGCATCAGAAAATTCAGGATTATTTTGAGGATGGCCATCGCTTTGGGGTGAATATTGGCTATTCGTTTGAGGGCGATATTGTTGATGGCAACATCGTGCCGCATGCGGTGGGGTCTGCGGGTGGCATGCGCAAAATCCAGGATTTTAGCGGCTTTTTTGATGAGACGACTATCGTGTTGTGTGGGGATGCGATTATTGACCTCGACATTACTCGTGCGGTGAAAGAGCACAAAGAAAAAGGCGCGCTGGCGAGTTTGGTGACGATGCAGGTGCCGATGGATAAGGTGTCGGGCTATGGCATTGTGGTCACAAATAGCGAGGGCCGCATCATTTCGTTTCAAGAGAAGCCAACGCAGCTAGAGGCACGCTCTAATTGGGCGAGTACGGGTATTTATATTTTTGAACCCGAGGTGCTGGATCTGATTCCATCAGGCAGTGAGTTTGATATTGGCTCAGATTTGTTTCCTTTGCTGGTGCAGCGCGGCTTGCCGTTTTACGCGATTCAACATCCGTTTAACTGGATCGATATTGGTGTGGTGAGCGATTATTGGTTGGTGATGCAGCAGATGATGCAGGGCTTTTTTCCGTCGATGCCGATTCCGGGCAAGCAGGTGAGGCCGGGGGTGTGGGTGGGGCTCAATGTGCATATTGATTGGGAGCACACGCAGATTGAGGGGCCGGTATATATTGGCTCCGGTTCGCACATTGATAAAAATACCCGTATTGTCGGCCCTACCTGGATTAACAACGGTTGCCATTTGCAGCGAGATACCACGGTGATTCGCTCGATTTTGTTTGATTACACGCGTATTGCCCAAGGCTATGCGATTGAGGATCGTATCGTTTGTGGTGAATATTGTGTTGACCGCAATGGTCGCATGATGCACATGGACGACGATAACTGCGACATTATTTGGACTGACGCCCGCGAAAAAGTCGTCTATCCACAGAATTACGCTTACGCCCGACTTTAA
- a CDS encoding c-type cytochrome — MSGYKEGSSIKELIIAIPGAIVGFTLLVSLLAYLFGVFGSEKAAPSKEETDAVEQKVAAYIKPVASVEVAEAAGAHVEKSGEEIVKGVCIACHGVGALGAPKIGVASDWSPRIAQGYETLVKHAIEGIRSMPARGGNAELSDHEVADAVAYMANQAGAKFDAASLKK, encoded by the coding sequence ATGTCTGGTTACAAAGAAGGTTCAAGCATTAAAGAGTTAATTATTGCGATTCCAGGTGCCATTGTCGGTTTTACTTTGCTTGTGTCGCTACTGGCCTACCTTTTTGGTGTATTTGGCAGCGAGAAAGCAGCGCCTTCTAAAGAGGAAACAGATGCCGTCGAGCAAAAAGTGGCAGCCTATATTAAACCAGTGGCATCCGTAGAAGTGGCCGAAGCCGCCGGTGCGCATGTTGAAAAAAGTGGTGAAGAGATTGTTAAAGGCGTGTGTATTGCCTGTCATGGCGTAGGTGCTTTAGGTGCGCCAAAAATCGGCGTTGCTAGCGATTGGTCGCCACGTATTGCGCAAGGCTACGAAACGTTGGTCAAGCATGCCATTGAGGGTATCCGTAGCATGCCGGCCCGCGGCGGGAATGCTGAGTTGAGTGACCACGAAGTGGCCGATGCAGTAGCCTACATGGCAAATCAGGCTGGCGCCAAATTTGATGCTGCCAGTTTGAAAAAGTAA
- a CDS encoding outer membrane lipoprotein translates to MKTRVLQWLAVAVITALLGACASSNSGGVYSRDEARKAQTVKTGVVESVRSVKLEGTKSPVGTIAGGAIGGIAGSTVGGGRGSAIAAVIGAVAGGLAGSAAEEVATRKNAYEITVKLDGGGLVAIVQEADEQFAAGERVRIVESGGTSRVSH, encoded by the coding sequence ATGAAAACACGTGTATTGCAATGGCTGGCTGTAGCCGTGATCACAGCACTGTTGGGCGCATGTGCCAGCTCTAACTCTGGCGGCGTTTATTCGCGCGACGAAGCACGCAAAGCGCAAACCGTGAAAACGGGCGTGGTTGAGAGTGTGCGTTCGGTAAAACTCGAAGGCACTAAATCCCCGGTCGGCACCATTGCTGGCGGTGCCATTGGCGGCATTGCGGGTAGCACAGTGGGTGGCGGCAGAGGCAGTGCGATTGCAGCTGTGATCGGCGCCGTCGCAGGTGGGCTTGCCGGTTCAGCGGCGGAAGAAGTCGCGACCCGTAAAAACGCCTACGAAATCACCGTTAAATTAGACGGCGGTGGTTTGGTAGCGATTGTGCAAGAAGCCGATGAGCAATTCGCTGCTGGTGAACGCGTGCGTATCGTCGAAAGCGGTGGCACCTCGCGCGTCTCGCATTAA
- the chrA gene encoding chromate efflux transporter: MQAPHPSEGTATVAVTPPALVTRMQAFRYWLKLGLISFGGPAGQIAIMHHDLVEQKRWISEKRFLHALNYCMVLPGPEAQQLATYIGWLMHRTWGGIMAGVLFVLPSFFMLVLLGWIYMAYGHVPTVAGALYGIKPAVVAIVLFAAYRIGSRALKNRIMWLISALAFIAIFLFKSPFPLIVLAAACLGFIGGQLAPHWFSLGGHGASSLHYGPALIDDDTPTPDHAYFRWPRMLRIVLVGLALGAIVMAGLVWQFGWQGVLSQMGWFFTKAALLTFGGAYAVLPYVYQGAVDHYHWLNPAQMMDGLALGETTPGPLIMVVTFVGFVGGWLQHASIMSSPFVAGVLAAMVVTFFTFLPSFVFIFAGAPLIETTRGNVRLTAPLSAITAAVVGVILNLALFFAYHVFLQSQWFPGVDWLSMALALAAWLALARFKCNVIALIAVYAVIGMAIQYLR, from the coding sequence ATGCAGGCACCACATCCTTCTGAGGGCACAGCAACGGTGGCCGTCACGCCACCCGCACTAGTGACGCGCATGCAGGCCTTCAGGTATTGGCTGAAACTCGGATTGATCAGTTTTGGCGGCCCTGCAGGCCAGATCGCCATCATGCATCATGATCTGGTGGAGCAGAAACGCTGGATTTCAGAAAAGCGTTTTTTACATGCGCTGAATTATTGTATGGTGCTGCCGGGGCCGGAGGCGCAGCAACTCGCTACCTATATTGGATGGCTCATGCATCGCACCTGGGGTGGCATCATGGCTGGGGTGCTGTTTGTATTGCCCTCTTTTTTCATGTTGGTATTACTCGGTTGGATCTATATGGCCTATGGCCATGTGCCTACGGTAGCCGGTGCTTTATACGGCATTAAACCCGCCGTGGTGGCGATTGTATTATTCGCTGCCTATCGGATTGGCTCACGTGCGCTTAAAAATCGCATCATGTGGCTTATTTCAGCCTTAGCCTTTATTGCCATTTTTTTGTTCAAATCACCCTTCCCCTTGATTGTGCTGGCGGCTGCCTGCTTAGGCTTTATCGGCGGGCAGTTGGCACCGCACTGGTTTAGTTTGGGTGGGCACGGGGCGAGCAGTCTACACTATGGCCCCGCGCTGATTGATGACGACACGCCAACGCCCGATCACGCCTATTTTAGATGGCCGCGCATGTTGCGAATCGTGCTCGTTGGTCTGGCATTGGGCGCAATCGTGATGGCGGGCTTGGTCTGGCAGTTTGGCTGGCAGGGCGTGTTGAGTCAAATGGGCTGGTTTTTTACCAAGGCGGCTTTGCTAACCTTTGGCGGCGCCTACGCGGTGCTCCCTTATGTTTATCAAGGCGCGGTAGATCACTACCACTGGCTCAATCCAGCACAAATGATGGATGGACTTGCATTAGGTGAAACGACACCGGGCCCCTTGATTATGGTGGTGACTTTTGTCGGATTCGTCGGCGGCTGGCTGCAACACGCATCGATTATGTCGTCACCTTTTGTCGCCGGTGTATTGGCCGCCATGGTGGTCACTTTTTTTACGTTTTTGCCTAGTTTTGTGTTTATTTTTGCCGGTGCGCCTTTGATAGAAACTACGCGTGGCAATGTCCGCTTGACCGCGCCATTAAGCGCGATCACCGCTGCGGTGGTGGGGGTGATTTTAAATTTAGCGCTGTTTTTTGCTTATCACGTATTTTTGCAAAGCCAGTGGTTCCCCGGCGTGGACTGGCTATCGATGGCCCTGGCACTTGCGGCCTGGTTGGCGCTGGCAAGATTCAAGTGCAACGTCATTGCCTTGATTGCTGTGTATGCGGTGATTGGGATGGCGATACAGTATTTACGCTAA
- a CDS encoding GNAT family N-acetyltransferase yields MLEHALPEQGIYTPERPSLANPERKPASSLSVALATNAEEVREAQRLRYQVFAEEMGAQIKGHHGLDVDGFDAFCDHLLVRDDATQQVVGTYRILNPMQAMLAGGYYSAGEFDLSRLAPLADRTVEVGRACVHADYRNGGTITLLWAGLAKYMMARQYEYMIGCASISMHDGGHTAASLFNNLRDAYLSPAEYRVFPHHPLPIDALDQSLSVTCPPLIKGYLRLGAYICGEPAWDPAFNTADMLVLLPLSRMNPRYAAHFLK; encoded by the coding sequence ATGTTAGAACACGCTCTACCAGAACAAGGCATATACACGCCTGAACGGCCATCGCTAGCCAATCCAGAACGCAAGCCGGCCAGCAGTTTGAGCGTCGCACTCGCGACCAATGCGGAGGAAGTCAGGGAGGCGCAACGACTACGTTATCAAGTATTTGCCGAAGAAATGGGCGCGCAAATTAAAGGCCATCATGGCTTAGACGTCGATGGCTTTGATGCTTTTTGTGATCATCTCTTGGTGCGCGACGACGCCACCCAACAAGTGGTTGGCACTTACCGTATTTTAAATCCGATGCAGGCAATGTTAGCGGGGGGATATTACTCCGCTGGCGAATTCGACTTAAGTCGCCTCGCCCCTTTGGCTGACCGTACGGTGGAAGTCGGCCGCGCCTGCGTGCATGCAGACTATCGCAATGGCGGCACCATTACCTTGTTATGGGCGGGCTTGGCCAAATATATGATGGCGCGTCAATATGAATATATGATCGGTTGCGCCAGCATCAGCATGCACGATGGCGGCCACACGGCAGCCTCCTTATTTAACAACTTGCGCGATGCCTACTTATCCCCTGCTGAATACCGCGTGTTTCCACATCATCCTTTACCGATAGATGCGCTGGATCAATCACTATCGGTGACTTGCCCGCCGCTCATTAAAGGCTATTTGCGACTCGGCGCCTATATTTGTGGCGAACCAGCTTGGGATCCTGCTTTTAATACGGCAGATATGCTGGTATTGTTACCCCTGTCCAGAATGAATCCCAGATATGCCGCGCATTTCTTGAAATAA
- a CDS encoding TetR/AcrR family transcriptional regulator has protein sequence MNALKQKILQVSTDLFQTRGINSTGVDTIVAVAGTTKMTLYKYFETKEELILAVLQQSHQDFQNWMNERLGGLGGSPNEKIQKLFEFIEEWVTSPSFTGIAFIKASAEFPNEENRIHQLSSQQSREFRLFISKLAQEANIKDAEGLALQLSILFEGAVQAEQIKRGSGAIKSAKKAAKTLIDIAIKQS, from the coding sequence ATGAATGCTTTAAAACAAAAGATTCTTCAGGTTTCCACTGACCTGTTTCAGACCCGTGGCATTAACTCCACGGGCGTGGATACTATTGTGGCGGTCGCTGGCACCACCAAAATGACGCTCTATAAGTACTTTGAAACCAAAGAAGAACTGATCTTGGCGGTATTGCAACAAAGTCATCAAGACTTTCAGAACTGGATGAATGAAAGGCTGGGCGGATTAGGCGGCAGCCCAAACGAGAAAATACAGAAACTGTTCGAATTTATCGAAGAGTGGGTGACCTCTCCGTCTTTCACCGGTATTGCATTCATCAAAGCGTCGGCCGAGTTTCCCAACGAAGAAAATCGTATTCATCAGCTATCCTCTCAGCAATCTCGCGAGTTTCGGCTGTTTATCTCTAAATTGGCACAAGAGGCCAACATCAAAGACGCCGAGGGCTTGGCATTACAGCTCTCTATCTTGTTCGAAGGCGCCGTGCAGGCCGAGCAGATCAAACGTGGCTCTGGCGCCATCAAATCCGCCAAAAAAGCAGCAAAAACGCTGATTGATATTGCAATCAAGCAATCCTAA
- a CDS encoding lysophospholipid acyltransferase family protein, translating to MQSTPIFIRWWRIASIVMHTFTGVALAALVLPICNRTMRRRLIQWWCTRLLRCFNLRVTTSGQLPALHHQGLLFVANHISWSDIHALNSLLPLRFVAKMEIKDWPVFGYLVRKSGTIFIHRGRNRDAARVIQICSQALKQHDHLCVFPEGTTTEGLSVLPFKTSLIQAAIEAKTMVVPVAIHYPLPDGEANLAAAYAGDTQLLDSMNTYLHMRQPTVHLHFCAPIAAEGLTRQQLAQQAHAEITAALYG from the coding sequence TTGCAGTCCACACCTATTTTCATCCGCTGGTGGCGTATCGCCAGCATCGTTATGCATACCTTCACCGGGGTGGCGCTTGCCGCCCTGGTGTTACCCATCTGCAATCGCACCATGCGCCGTCGGCTCATCCAATGGTGGTGTACCCGCTTGCTTCGCTGCTTTAATCTGCGCGTCACCACCAGCGGTCAGTTGCCAGCGCTGCATCACCAAGGCCTGCTATTTGTTGCCAACCATATTTCATGGTCTGACATTCATGCCCTCAACAGCCTGCTACCACTGCGCTTTGTGGCTAAAATGGAGATCAAAGATTGGCCGGTGTTTGGCTACCTGGTGAGAAAATCCGGCACAATCTTCATTCATCGGGGCCGCAACCGCGATGCAGCACGGGTCATTCAAATTTGCAGCCAGGCGCTCAAACAGCATGACCACTTATGCGTGTTTCCAGAAGGCACCACCACCGAGGGCCTGAGTGTGCTGCCTTTTAAAACCAGCCTGATTCAAGCCGCGATTGAAGCCAAGACCATGGTGGTGCCAGTCGCGATCCACTACCCCTTGCCGGATGGAGAAGCCAATCTTGCCGCGGCCTATGCGGGCGATACGCAGTTGCTCGACTCGATGAATACTTATCTGCATATGCGGCAACCGACGGTGCATCTCCATTTTTGTGCGCCGATTGCAGCTGAGGGGCTAACACGTCAACAGCTGGCGCAACAGGCGCACGCAGAGATCACCGCAGCCTTATATGGTTAG
- a CDS encoding carbohydrate kinase family protein, with amino-acid sequence MKILICGSLAYDTIMVFPDQFKNHILADKIHKLSVAFLVPEMRREFGGTAGNIGYNLQLLEGQPQIMATVGDDFAPYRAWLDQHNIDATHIKAVDGTYTAQAFITTDMDDNQITAFHPGAMQYAHANSVNDAQGIALAIIAPDGRDAMFQHAKECHEAGIPFMFDPGQGLPMFNGEELLHFIEMADYLAVNDYESQVIQDKTGLSLAQLASKVKALIVTLGGEGSHIYADGQRHEIPCVKAEALVDPTGCGDAYRAGLLYGIVRGWDWRACGRLASTMGAIKIASRGGQNHQPSRAEIENIYSHALVQDALKEDPALRQPAN; translated from the coding sequence ATGAAAATTCTTATTTGCGGCTCACTCGCCTACGACACCATCATGGTGTTTCCAGACCAGTTTAAAAACCATATTCTGGCAGACAAAATTCACAAGCTAAGTGTGGCGTTTTTAGTGCCTGAAATGCGGCGTGAATTTGGCGGCACTGCGGGCAATATCGGCTACAACCTGCAACTGCTCGAAGGTCAGCCTCAGATCATGGCAACGGTTGGCGACGACTTTGCGCCTTATCGCGCCTGGCTAGACCAGCACAATATTGATGCAACGCATATCAAGGCAGTGGACGGCACTTATACCGCGCAAGCGTTTATCACCACGGATATGGATGACAACCAAATTACTGCGTTTCACCCCGGCGCCATGCAATATGCACATGCCAACAGTGTGAATGACGCGCAAGGCATTGCATTGGCGATTATTGCGCCAGATGGCCGTGATGCGATGTTCCAGCATGCCAAAGAGTGTCACGAAGCGGGCATCCCGTTTATGTTTGACCCGGGACAAGGCTTGCCGATGTTTAATGGCGAAGAGCTGCTGCATTTTATTGAAATGGCCGACTACCTCGCGGTGAACGATTACGAGTCACAGGTCATCCAAGATAAGACAGGGTTAAGCTTGGCGCAACTGGCGTCAAAAGTGAAAGCGCTGATTGTCACCTTGGGTGGCGAAGGCTCGCACATTTATGCCGACGGTCAACGTCATGAAATTCCATGCGTTAAAGCAGAAGCACTGGTTGACCCAACCGGTTGTGGTGATGCCTACCGTGCTGGCTTGCTGTATGGCATTGTTCGCGGCTGGGATTGGCGTGCATGCGGCCGCTTGGCCTCTACCATGGGCGCTATCAAAATTGCGAGTCGCGGCGGGCAAAATCATCAACCAAGCCGTGCAGAGATTGAAAATATTTACAGTCATGCCTTGGTTCAGGATGCACTGAAAGAGGATCCGGCACTGCGACAGCCTGCCAACTAA
- a CDS encoding CopD family protein — MLWIKALHIIFVTSWFAGLFYLPRIYVNLAMETDPQAQARLLLMAHKLNRFMQPLMWLALAFGLWLWLVYGIGGGWLHAKLALVIALIGYHHYCGRLLKQFRAQQNRRSHVWFRWFNEVPVLILTVVVILVTVKPF; from the coding sequence TTACACATTATTTTTGTCACCAGTTGGTTTGCCGGCTTGTTTTATTTGCCTCGCATTTATGTCAACCTAGCCATGGAAACCGACCCGCAAGCCCAAGCCAGATTGCTGTTAATGGCGCACAAACTCAACCGATTTATGCAACCGCTCATGTGGTTGGCACTGGCGTTTGGCCTGTGGCTTTGGCTTGTCTACGGGATTGGCGGCGGCTGGTTGCATGCAAAACTAGCGCTGGTGATCGCACTAATCGGCTACCACCATTATTGCGGCCGCTTGTTAAAGCAATTCCGCGCACAACAAAACCGTCGCAGTCATGTCTGGTTTCGCTGGTTTAACGAGGTCCCCGTGCTGATTTTAACCGTCGTGGTCATTCTGGTGACGGTCAAACCTTTTTAG
- a CDS encoding choice-of-anchor I family protein, with protein MKKMTLVMGLLFASMSMAEAATTYQISKEWTFSHSGSGYLSEIPAFDALTNTLWVAGVKGVDVLNATNGNLLQRIDTSAYGNINSVSIHNGLAAFAIENTTRSNAGIVQLYDTTSRSLAAGTNSFNVGALPDMLTFTPDGTKILVANEGTPDTYGSRIGSSVPRVYGAPANDPAGSVTIIDVASRSVSATATLAGVPTSGSHIRTNTGMDFEPEYIAVSADGSKAYVTLQEANAIGVLDLKTQSFTKVVGLGVKDFSAPGNSIDPLNNNSVSFISPNVKGLYMPDGIATYDVAGVTYLVTANEGDFREDDGDRSAASGLGGSGALANIRVSNTDSSVGDLYAAGARSFSIRDADGNLVYDSGDILDKEAFARGIYDDARSRDKGVEPEGVDLFTLGGRTIAAVGLERTLKGAIALFDITDPTKVSFIDMIVSEGDLAPEGLVAFEKDGAVFLAFANEASNTTSLFRVSAVPEPGSAAMLGLGLVGIAAMRRRQQ; from the coding sequence ATGAAAAAAATGACTTTAGTAATGGGCTTATTGTTCGCCAGCATGAGCATGGCAGAGGCCGCAACAACCTATCAAATTAGCAAAGAATGGACATTTAGCCACAGCGGTAGCGGTTATTTGTCAGAAATCCCCGCGTTTGACGCACTCACAAATACCTTGTGGGTGGCTGGCGTCAAAGGCGTGGATGTGTTGAATGCAACGAATGGTAATTTGCTGCAACGTATTGATACGAGTGCTTATGGCAATATCAACAGTGTGAGCATTCATAATGGGTTGGCTGCGTTTGCGATTGAAAACACCACGCGCTCCAATGCCGGCATTGTGCAGCTTTACGATACCACTAGCAGAAGTTTGGCCGCAGGGACCAACAGCTTTAACGTAGGCGCGTTGCCAGATATGCTCACATTTACACCGGATGGCACCAAAATTTTGGTAGCAAATGAAGGCACGCCTGACACTTATGGTAGCCGCATCGGCAGCAGTGTGCCGCGTGTTTATGGCGCTCCAGCAAACGATCCTGCAGGTAGCGTCACAATTATCGATGTTGCTAGCCGTAGTGTTTCAGCCACGGCGACATTGGCGGGCGTGCCTACCAGTGGTAGCCATATCCGTACCAATACCGGCATGGATTTTGAGCCAGAATATATTGCCGTGAGTGCGGATGGCAGCAAGGCATATGTCACCTTGCAAGAGGCCAACGCGATTGGCGTTCTCGATTTAAAAACCCAATCGTTCACTAAAGTGGTGGGCTTGGGTGTTAAAGACTTTAGCGCACCGGGCAACAGTATTGACCCGCTCAATAACAATAGCGTGAGTTTTATTAGCCCGAATGTGAAAGGCTTGTACATGCCTGACGGCATTGCTACCTATGACGTGGCTGGCGTTACGTATCTGGTCACAGCAAACGAAGGTGATTTCCGTGAGGATGACGGTGACCGTTCAGCAGCCAGCGGCCTGGGCGGTAGCGGCGCGTTAGCCAATATCCGTGTCTCCAATACGGATTCATCTGTTGGTGATTTGTATGCCGCAGGGGCACGCTCCTTTAGCATCCGCGATGCCGATGGTAACTTGGTTTACGACAGTGGCGATATTCTCGACAAAGAGGCGTTCGCGCGTGGCATTTACGATGATGCCCGTAGCCGTGACAAAGGCGTGGAGCCAGAAGGCGTAGATTTGTTTACGCTGGGTGGCCGCACCATTGCTGCGGTAGGACTCGAGAGAACGCTCAAGGGCGCGATCGCGCTGTTTGATATCACCGATCCAACCAAGGTCAGTTTTATTGACATGATCGTCTCAGAGGGCGATTTGGCCCCAGAAGGTTTGGTCGCGTTTGAAAAGGATGGCGCGGTTTTCTTGGCCTTTGCGAATGAGGCTTCTAACACGACCTCTTTGTTCAGAGTCAGTGCTGTGCCTGAGCCAGGTTCTGCTGCCATGCTGGGCTTAGGCTTGGTTGGTATCGCTGCAATGCGCCGTCGTCAGCAATAA
- a CDS encoding symmetrical bis(5'-nucleosyl)-tetraphosphatase — protein sequence MARYAIGDIQGCYHSLMHLLERLDFQPGQDTLWLVGDLINRGTGSLAVLRWLYAHQDQVRIVLGNHDLHAIAVAHSIRPPHRFDTLAALFAAEDSRQLLDWLRQQPLMLLENDFAMLHAGLYPQWTLAQARQLAAEVETVLQSPDYVEFLQQMYGNHPVGWDDDLRGVDRLRAITNALTRMRLLDDSGAMEFAFKGEVADIPVGYYPWFKHPARQSAHDPQTILFGHWSALGLYQGQGVVGLDTGCLWGRQLTAYCLETGDFTQVPLDARDRPSGTVGE from the coding sequence ATGGCGAGATACGCAATTGGTGATATCCAGGGCTGCTATCACTCCCTGATGCATTTACTTGAGCGGTTGGATTTCCAACCCGGGCAGGACACCCTGTGGCTGGTGGGCGATCTGATTAACCGCGGAACGGGTTCGTTGGCGGTGTTGCGTTGGTTGTATGCGCACCAAGATCAGGTGCGCATTGTGCTCGGCAACCATGATCTGCATGCAATTGCGGTGGCACATTCTATTCGACCCCCGCATCGTTTTGACACCTTGGCAGCGCTTTTTGCGGCGGAGGATAGCCGTCAGTTGCTTGACTGGTTGCGCCAGCAACCGCTGATGCTGCTTGAAAACGATTTTGCCATGCTGCATGCCGGGCTTTATCCGCAGTGGACGCTGGCCCAGGCAAGACAGCTGGCGGCGGAAGTTGAAACCGTGCTGCAATCGCCTGATTATGTTGAATTTTTACAGCAGATGTATGGCAACCACCCCGTCGGCTGGGACGACGACTTGCGCGGGGTGGATCGTCTGCGGGCCATTACCAATGCCTTGACACGTATGCGCTTGCTGGATGACAGCGGTGCCATGGAATTTGCTTTCAAGGGAGAGGTTGCGGATATTCCCGTCGGCTATTACCCTTGGTTTAAGCACCCAGCACGCCAATCTGCGCATGACCCGCAAACTATTTTGTTTGGACATTGGTCGGCACTTGGTTTGTATCAGGGCCAAGGGGTGGTTGGGCTGGATACCGGCTGCTTATGGGGGCGCCAATTAACCGCTTATTGCCTTGAGACCGGTGATTTCACCCAAGTGCCTTTAGATGCACGTGACCGGCCATCCGGCACCGTGGGTGAATAA
- a CDS encoding sulfite exporter TauE/SafE family protein, with amino-acid sequence MISLGLVVAAAFLAGLVDAMVGGGGLLTVPALFSAYPAAPPVLLLGTNKCGSVAGTGVAAWRYSRRIRLDWAWLAPATLIAFASAGLGAWTLTWLDPAFLRKGLPWVLMMVLLYTLKYPQFGLQSSLNPHPSRLRLWRALAIGAVVGWYDGFFGPGTGSFFIFLLVRWLGQDFLQASASAKVLNVTTNLAALLTLAAAGQVWWQVGLAMALANIAGSVVGTMLAFKHGAALIRRVFIVVVIVLIVKTGLDGYAGTTSF; translated from the coding sequence TTGATTTCGCTGGGCTTGGTCGTTGCAGCCGCGTTTTTGGCTGGTCTGGTAGACGCCATGGTCGGCGGTGGCGGCCTACTGACGGTGCCTGCTTTATTCAGTGCTTATCCAGCGGCGCCGCCAGTCCTTCTTTTAGGGACTAATAAATGTGGCAGTGTCGCAGGGACTGGCGTGGCCGCTTGGCGTTATAGCCGGCGCATCCGGCTAGACTGGGCTTGGTTGGCGCCCGCGACGCTGATCGCATTTGCCAGTGCCGGATTGGGTGCCTGGACGCTCACTTGGTTGGATCCCGCCTTTTTACGCAAAGGCTTGCCTTGGGTCTTGATGATGGTATTGCTCTATACCCTCAAATACCCGCAATTCGGCTTGCAGTCCTCGCTGAACCCCCATCCATCCCGCTTGCGTTTATGGCGAGCGCTCGCGATCGGCGCAGTGGTGGGTTGGTATGATGGTTTTTTCGGTCCCGGCACCGGAAGTTTTTTTATTTTTTTGCTGGTTCGGTGGTTGGGGCAAGACTTTCTGCAGGCCTCAGCGTCAGCCAAAGTGCTGAATGTGACCACCAATCTAGCCGCATTGCTAACGTTGGCTGCGGCTGGGCAGGTGTGGTGGCAGGTCGGCCTCGCCATGGCTTTGGCCAATATTGCTGGTAGCGTGGTGGGGACCATGCTCGCATTCAAGCATGGTGCGGCGCTGATACGTCGGGTGTTTATCGTGGTAGTGATTGTATTGATTGTTAAAACGGGGTTAGATGGCTATGCAGGCACCACATCCTTCTGA
- a CDS encoding SRPBCC family protein: MRQIQSLVLAALIAAAGSAFAAEPLFVVKSVELNQPADVVWKKVSDFGDLGAWHPAVAKTEIVAGKNNHAGAKRVLTLQDGGKINETLTAFNAKAKSYSYKITDGVLPVNEYASTVSVHSNGDGKSVVVWESHFLPKSPADDKAASDTIKGVYDGGLNQLKTLFQ; encoded by the coding sequence ATGCGTCAAATTCAATCATTGGTGTTAGCAGCATTGATCGCAGCAGCAGGCAGTGCGTTTGCAGCCGAGCCACTTTTCGTGGTCAAGTCAGTTGAGCTGAATCAGCCTGCTGACGTGGTATGGAAAAAAGTGTCGGATTTTGGTGATCTGGGCGCTTGGCATCCAGCCGTAGCAAAAACTGAAATCGTCGCCGGTAAAAACAATCATGCTGGTGCTAAGCGTGTGCTGACATTGCAAGACGGCGGAAAGATTAACGAAACCCTGACCGCATTCAATGCAAAAGCCAAGAGCTACTCTTACAAAATCACCGATGGCGTGCTGCCAGTGAACGAATACGCCTCAACCGTGAGCGTTCATAGCAATGGCGATGGTAAATCAGTGGTCGTTTGGGAAAGTCACTTTTTGCCAAAATCACCGGCAGATGACAAAGCTGCATCAGATACCATCAAAGGTGTTTACGATGGCGGTTTGAATCAATTGAAAACATTGTTTCAATAA